The Gillisia sp. Hel_I_86 genome has a segment encoding these proteins:
- a CDS encoding DNA recombination protein RmuC, whose amino-acid sequence MKASVEIIKAENSQLKDQLETIKMHHVNVLEDVKESNSESKDILENQLNKIEADRDFIRKEKDFLKTELATRNSEFESLAQKNSEQKQEVEKLQEKFSKEFENLANKIFEQKSEKFTLMNKENIQNILDPLGEKIKSFEQKVDKNNTDFIQRHAQLGEQLLYLNKQNLKISEEATNLTKALKGDNKMQGNWGEMVLERVLERSGLQKDSEYFVQQNFQNEHGKRVMPDVVIHLPGEKKMIIDSKVSLNAYERYMNEDDDPQKGLHLKNHIIAVKKRVEELGAKNYHALYQMESPDFVLLFVPIEAAFAVASNSYPHLYNDAFDKNIIIVTPTTLLAVLKTIDSMWQNEKQKQNAIDIATQAGALYDSFTNLTEDLLKVGKQIGTVQNTYDSAMKKLTGKGNLVRKVERLKKLGAKASKQLDTKLLAQSQEELDENMETKSNSLIQ is encoded by the coding sequence ATGAAAGCTTCTGTTGAAATAATCAAAGCTGAAAACTCTCAATTAAAAGATCAATTGGAAACCATCAAAATGCATCATGTCAATGTTTTGGAAGACGTAAAGGAATCGAATTCTGAAAGCAAGGACATTTTGGAAAATCAATTGAATAAAATTGAAGCCGATCGTGATTTTATAAGAAAAGAAAAGGATTTTTTAAAAACAGAACTTGCTACCCGTAATTCAGAATTTGAAAGTTTGGCGCAAAAAAACTCCGAACAAAAACAGGAAGTAGAAAAATTACAGGAGAAGTTCAGCAAAGAATTTGAGAATCTCGCCAATAAGATCTTCGAACAGAAATCGGAGAAATTCACCCTGATGAACAAAGAGAATATTCAGAATATATTGGATCCTCTTGGAGAGAAGATTAAAAGCTTCGAGCAAAAAGTAGATAAAAACAATACCGATTTTATTCAACGCCATGCCCAACTAGGCGAACAACTGCTGTATTTAAACAAGCAGAACCTAAAAATAAGCGAAGAAGCCACCAATCTTACCAAAGCATTAAAAGGTGACAACAAAATGCAGGGAAATTGGGGGGAAATGGTGCTGGAACGGGTTTTAGAGCGCAGCGGACTACAGAAGGACAGCGAATATTTTGTTCAGCAGAATTTTCAAAATGAACATGGAAAAAGGGTGATGCCCGATGTGGTGATCCATTTACCGGGAGAGAAAAAAATGATCATCGACTCGAAAGTTTCATTGAATGCTTATGAGCGCTATATGAATGAGGACGATGATCCCCAGAAAGGATTGCACTTAAAGAACCATATAATAGCAGTTAAAAAAAGGGTCGAGGAATTAGGCGCAAAAAATTACCATGCGCTATACCAAATGGAAAGCCCGGATTTTGTCCTGCTTTTTGTTCCCATAGAAGCTGCCTTTGCGGTGGCCTCCAATAGTTATCCTCATTTATATAATGACGCTTTCGATAAAAACATAATAATTGTTACCCCTACCACGCTCTTGGCCGTTTTAAAAACCATAGATAGTATGTGGCAAAACGAGAAGCAGAAGCAAAATGCCATAGATATTGCTACTCAAGCAGGGGCTTTATATGATTCTTTTACTAATTTAACCGAAGATCTTTTAAAGGTTGGAAAGCAAATAGGAACTGTGCAGAACACCTACGATTCCGCCATGAAAAAACTGACCGGAAAAGGAAATCTCGTTAGAAAGGTAGAGCGTTTAAAAAAATTGGGGGCCAAGGCCAGTAAGCAATTAGACACTAAATTGCTGGCTCAATCCCAAGAAGAATTAGATGAAAATATGGAAACCAAAAGCAATTCTTTAATTCAATAA
- a CDS encoding ABC transporter ATP-binding protein, translating to MIFTKDLSIGYRNKSGDTCIAANIDLEIEEGELVGLIGVNGVGKSTLLRSLSGVQASLSGEITILNRSLKKLSAEDLAKTISVVLTEQPISKNLSVSELIALGRQPYTNWIGSLSKEDRNKIQTAIELVNIEALKDKRCFELSDGQLQKVLIARALAQDTPFIILDEPTTHLDMYHQAYVLKLLKKLTTETNKSILFATHEINLALQLCDKIIIMEKDKVIAGTPKELIEKKAFSNIFPSDLIYFDNESVSFKIRT from the coding sequence GTGATTTTCACCAAGGACCTAAGCATTGGATACCGAAATAAATCCGGTGATACCTGCATTGCCGCAAATATTGATCTTGAAATTGAAGAAGGCGAATTGGTGGGACTTATTGGGGTAAATGGTGTGGGGAAATCCACACTTTTAAGGAGTTTAAGTGGTGTACAAGCCAGTTTATCGGGGGAAATAACTATTCTTAACCGGTCTTTGAAAAAACTTTCAGCAGAAGATTTGGCAAAAACCATTAGCGTCGTGCTTACGGAGCAGCCAATTTCCAAAAATTTAAGTGTTTCAGAATTGATCGCCTTGGGAAGACAGCCTTACACCAATTGGATCGGGTCCCTTTCCAAAGAAGACAGAAATAAAATTCAAACCGCCATAGAACTGGTGAATATTGAAGCTCTTAAAGACAAAAGGTGTTTCGAGTTAAGCGATGGACAGCTTCAAAAAGTGCTTATTGCAAGGGCTTTGGCACAGGATACTCCCTTTATTATCCTGGATGAGCCTACCACGCATTTGGATATGTACCATCAAGCATACGTGCTTAAGCTCTTAAAAAAGCTCACAACAGAGACCAATAAAAGCATTCTCTTTGCAACTCACGAAATCAACTTGGCTCTTCAACTCTGCGATAAGATCATAATAATGGAAAAAGATAAAGTGATTGCAGGCACTCCAAAAGAGCTTATCGAAAAGAAGGCTTTTTCGAACATCTTCCCAAGCGACCTTATTTATTTCGATAATGAATCTGTTTCCTTTAAAATAAGAACTTAA
- a CDS encoding iron ABC transporter permease, translated as MPYSARYKGLLLLLFVVMVLMALVNVGLGSVEIPLQDIFSILFTNETTPGSSQYIILEYRLPKVFTALFTGSGLAVSGLLMQTLFRNPLAGPYVLGLSSGASLGVAIVIMGASVFGAGTAVLLLSKWSLVIASSIGSLLVLLAVLMASAKLRDTMAILIIGLMFASLTAAVVSVLAYFSPAAQLQQYIFWSFGSLGNLSWQEVSILAIFWILGIVVAIFCIKNLNTLLLGENYARSLGVKISTNRFLIIIATSLLAGSITAFAGPIAFVGLAVPHLIRQVIPTNDHKILLPAVIFGGAILMLICDIAAQLPGTEYTLPINAITSLIGAPVVIWLLIRKRKFIF; from the coding sequence ATGCCATATTCAGCAAGATATAAAGGACTTTTGTTATTGCTTTTTGTTGTAATGGTATTAATGGCGCTTGTAAATGTTGGTCTGGGATCTGTGGAAATTCCGTTACAAGATATTTTTAGCATATTATTTACTAATGAAACTACACCGGGAAGTTCACAATATATCATCCTGGAATACAGGCTTCCAAAAGTATTTACAGCCCTATTTACTGGCTCCGGGCTTGCCGTAAGTGGATTGTTAATGCAAACCCTTTTTAGAAATCCCCTTGCCGGGCCTTATGTTTTGGGTTTAAGTAGTGGTGCCAGTTTGGGAGTTGCAATAGTTATCATGGGAGCATCCGTTTTTGGGGCAGGAACCGCTGTGTTGTTGCTTTCTAAATGGAGCTTGGTGATCGCTTCCAGCATAGGCAGTTTACTGGTGCTGTTAGCAGTTTTAATGGCTTCAGCGAAACTTAGGGACACTATGGCAATTCTTATTATTGGGTTGATGTTTGCCAGTCTAACTGCTGCTGTGGTAAGTGTTTTGGCATATTTTAGTCCTGCTGCCCAATTACAGCAATATATCTTCTGGTCTTTTGGTAGCCTGGGAAATTTATCTTGGCAAGAGGTCTCGATTTTAGCCATTTTTTGGATTTTGGGAATAGTAGTGGCTATTTTCTGCATCAAGAATTTAAATACGCTCTTATTAGGAGAAAATTATGCAAGGAGCCTAGGGGTTAAAATAAGCACCAATAGGTTTCTAATTATTATTGCCACGAGTTTATTAGCCGGTAGCATTACGGCTTTTGCAGGACCGATTGCCTTTGTTGGCCTTGCCGTGCCACATTTAATTCGGCAAGTGATTCCAACAAACGATCATAAAATCTTGTTGCCTGCCGTCATTTTTGGGGGAGCCATACTTATGTTGATTTGCGACATCGCCGCACAATTGCCCGGAACAGAATATACCTTGCCAATAAACGCAATTACTTCACTAATTGGAGCTCCTGTTGTAATTTGGCTCTTAATCAGAAAACGAAAATTTATATTTTAA
- a CDS encoding ABC transporter substrate-binding protein, protein MCLVLFSSCKNEGSKIVYSNPTGEAVPVEYAKGFEINQFEGYKLLTVKDPWPKADKTFTYLLAEENASIPSEVQYDLKVTVPVKKIVVTSTTHIPSLEILNEEESLVGFPGLDYISSEKTRARISRGLITELGQNEAINTEILISLDPDLVIGFAIDGNNKTFNTIKKSGIPVIYNGDWTEESPLGKAEWIKFFGAFYNKDEQAAARFNEIRNSYIKSKELAKNANSSPTVLSGSMYKDQWYVPYGNSWQAQFIKDANANYIYGDTNGSGSIALSFESVLDKSKDAAYWVAPGQFQSFQQLFETSSHYKQFKAVQDKKVYTYSNSLGASGGVLYYELAPTRPDLVLKDLISIFHPELLPKYQPTFYKALR, encoded by the coding sequence TTGTGTCTTGTCCTTTTCTCTTCTTGCAAAAATGAAGGGTCAAAGATTGTTTATTCAAATCCAACTGGAGAAGCAGTTCCTGTTGAATATGCGAAGGGCTTTGAAATAAATCAGTTTGAAGGTTACAAATTGCTTACCGTAAAAGATCCTTGGCCAAAAGCAGACAAAACCTTCACCTATTTACTGGCCGAAGAAAATGCCAGTATTCCTTCTGAAGTCCAATATGACCTCAAAGTAACTGTTCCCGTTAAAAAAATTGTAGTGACCTCTACGACCCACATTCCATCATTGGAAATTTTAAATGAAGAGGAGAGCTTGGTAGGTTTTCCCGGGCTCGATTATATTTCTTCAGAAAAAACCAGGGCTCGAATTTCCAGAGGTCTTATAACCGAATTGGGACAGAACGAAGCGATAAATACAGAAATCCTTATTTCCTTGGATCCAGACCTGGTTATTGGGTTTGCGATAGATGGAAACAATAAAACTTTTAATACCATCAAAAAGAGCGGAATCCCAGTAATCTATAACGGAGATTGGACAGAAGAATCTCCCTTGGGAAAAGCAGAATGGATCAAATTTTTTGGAGCATTTTATAATAAAGACGAGCAGGCTGCTGCAAGGTTTAATGAAATTAGGAATTCCTATATTAAATCCAAAGAATTGGCGAAAAATGCCAATTCCAGCCCCACTGTTTTAAGCGGTTCCATGTATAAAGATCAATGGTACGTACCCTATGGCAACTCGTGGCAGGCTCAATTTATTAAGGATGCAAATGCCAATTATATTTACGGTGATACCAATGGATCTGGTAGTATTGCCTTATCTTTTGAAAGTGTTTTGGATAAAAGCAAAGATGCAGCATATTGGGTAGCGCCGGGGCAATTTCAATCTTTTCAACAACTATTTGAAACTTCTTCCCATTACAAACAGTTTAAGGCTGTACAGGACAAAAAGGTTTATACCTATAGTAACTCTTTGGGCGCTTCTGGGGGTGTACTTTATTACGAACTGGCACCCACAAGGCCAGATTTGGTATTGAAGGACCTAATTTCCATTTTTCATCCAGAATTATTGCCAAAGTATCAACCTACATTTTATAAAGCCTTGCGATAA
- a CDS encoding TonB-dependent receptor plug domain-containing protein has translation MLKKLWICGALLCTGLFYGQQKETTMDTLEEVVLIDSKFKLKRENSGKVIAKITAKELERSSGQSLPEVINRVSGIEINGARSNDGQNLGYYVRGGRNRQVVILVDGVQLSDPSAISNDFDLRLLPLDQVASIEIIKGASSTLYGSGAATAVINITTKSPVDKKIGLQLQSVLGTNQTQNDDNYNIAQFDNSVAVSGKLSKFDYQINFSNRYSDNMSAVASENEEENFEDNPFSKYNAYARVGYKISKKLKFYFYGNYDDFESSYDDAFMYADADNILESQQFRTGSHWEATYKNGSFNFSDSYSELKREIISDFPNKYDSKVYAFDAHNKYIFNDKFHTIIGLNGVFSSFNSYSIPFGETEFVQTVNEDVAEFDIIDPYVNMVFISGNGFNLNTGARLNIHSEYGTNLVYNINPSYNFKLKDNHLKALGSYSTAYITPSLYQLYDSTYGNLDLNPEESSTIEAGLEFSSAALRLSAVYFNRETTNYIDFVTVDPVNFISEYRNIDEKFNANGVELELDYTFSDKMNLKTNYTFTEAEERFALRIPKHKLNASLNYNISTNSFVSLTYQFNDDRTDTFFDNQTFESRQVTLKSYNLLDFYISHQVNENIKIFGGISNVANEDYEEIYRFNTRGRNARFGLALNF, from the coding sequence ATGCTAAAAAAATTATGGATTTGTGGTGCCTTGTTGTGCACCGGATTGTTCTATGGACAACAAAAAGAAACAACAATGGACACTTTGGAGGAAGTGGTCTTGATCGATTCGAAATTTAAATTGAAACGCGAAAACAGCGGGAAGGTTATTGCGAAAATCACCGCTAAAGAACTGGAAAGAAGCAGTGGACAAAGTTTGCCTGAAGTAATTAATAGGGTAAGCGGAATTGAAATTAACGGAGCCAGAAGCAATGATGGCCAAAACTTGGGGTATTATGTTCGCGGTGGAAGAAACCGGCAGGTGGTAATACTTGTAGATGGGGTGCAATTAAGCGATCCTTCGGCAATTTCCAACGATTTCGATCTACGCCTTTTACCTTTGGACCAAGTGGCTTCCATAGAAATTATTAAAGGAGCGTCTAGTACACTTTATGGTTCTGGTGCTGCTACAGCGGTTATTAATATCACCACTAAATCTCCTGTTGATAAAAAAATTGGTTTACAATTGCAATCTGTTTTGGGAACCAATCAAACGCAGAACGACGACAATTATAATATTGCTCAATTTGATAATTCTGTTGCTGTAAGTGGGAAACTTTCCAAATTCGATTATCAGATCAACTTCAGCAATCGCTATTCGGATAACATGTCTGCGGTTGCTTCAGAAAATGAGGAAGAAAATTTTGAAGACAATCCATTTTCAAAATATAACGCATATGCACGAGTGGGATATAAGATAAGTAAAAAGTTGAAGTTCTACTTCTACGGGAATTACGACGATTTTGAGTCGTCCTACGATGATGCCTTCATGTATGCCGATGCCGATAATATATTGGAAAGCCAACAATTTAGAACGGGAAGCCATTGGGAAGCCACCTATAAAAACGGAAGTTTCAACTTTAGCGATAGCTATTCTGAACTAAAACGGGAGATCATTTCTGATTTCCCCAATAAATATGATAGTAAGGTGTATGCTTTCGATGCTCACAATAAATACATTTTCAATGATAAATTCCATACCATTATTGGGTTAAACGGAGTTTTCAGCAGTTTTAATAGCTATAGTATCCCTTTTGGTGAAACCGAATTTGTTCAAACTGTGAATGAGGATGTGGCGGAATTTGATATTATAGATCCTTATGTTAATATGGTATTTATCTCCGGAAATGGATTTAATTTGAATACCGGAGCTCGATTGAATATTCATAGTGAATATGGCACCAATTTGGTCTATAATATTAATCCTTCTTATAACTTTAAACTGAAGGACAATCATTTAAAGGCCTTGGGATCTTATAGTACCGCATATATCACACCTTCTTTATATCAATTGTATGATAGCACTTATGGGAACCTGGATTTAAACCCGGAAGAAAGCAGCACGATTGAAGCAGGACTGGAATTCAGCTCGGCTGCTCTTAGGTTAAGCGCGGTTTATTTTAATAGGGAAACCACCAATTATATAGATTTTGTAACGGTAGATCCAGTTAATTTTATTTCTGAATATAGAAATATCGATGAAAAGTTCAATGCCAATGGGGTAGAGCTGGAACTTGATTATACATTTTCAGATAAAATGAACCTTAAAACCAATTATACTTTTACTGAAGCTGAAGAACGATTTGCTTTGAGGATTCCTAAGCACAAGCTGAACGCTTCTCTTAATTACAATATTTCAACCAATTCTTTTGTGTCGCTGACTTACCAATTTAATGATGACAGGACCGATACCTTCTTCGATAATCAAACTTTTGAAAGCCGGCAAGTGACTTTAAAAAGTTATAATCTGCTGGATTTTTATATAAGCCATCAAGTGAATGAAAACATAAAGATCTTTGGGGGAATAAGCAATGTTGCCAATGAGGATTACGAAGAAATTTATAGGTTTAACACCCGTGGCAGAAATGCAAGATTTGGATTGGCATTGAATTTCTAG
- a CDS encoding S41 family peptidase, translated as MKIFKIVLLTLLFGTFFISCSSDQDDEKPTKTAPTPTAVDLTVENFVYRGMNEFYLYKADVPVLANDYFASPEDKNDFLDNYATPEDLFYDGLVAPQDEFSWIVDDYVALENLFSGISKTSGLSYVLVRYCEGCSEIFAVVRLVLPGSPADIAGVKRGDVINTIDGEQLTDTNFEALFGADTFTIGLATLEGTNITNTDETFELTKVQFNSNPVFIAETLEVEGNKIGYLFYNSFTSDYDVQLNEAFGKFKADGVTDLILDLRYNGGGSVRTATDLAAMITGQFAGKLFMKEQWNAEYQAYFESTKPDWLLNNFNTTLKTGELINSLNLSKVYVITTGRSASASELVINGLDPYIEVVQIGETTRGKFQASVTLYDSPDFGRQNVNPNHTYAIQPLVLKSVNSAGISDYVNGLNPDIEISENFRDFGTLGDINEPMLKVAINAVLGNRISINNDFQKYEFVGESGMRDINYQRMYIDKLPALIEK; from the coding sequence ATGAAAATTTTTAAAATTGTACTACTTACCCTGCTATTTGGCACATTTTTCATCTCATGTTCCAGCGATCAAGATGATGAAAAACCCACTAAAACTGCACCCACTCCGACTGCTGTAGATTTAACTGTAGAAAACTTTGTATATCGCGGAATGAATGAATTCTATTTATATAAAGCTGATGTTCCTGTTTTGGCTAATGATTATTTTGCTTCTCCAGAAGATAAGAATGACTTTTTAGATAATTATGCTACCCCGGAAGACTTGTTCTATGACGGCCTGGTGGCACCACAAGATGAATTCAGCTGGATAGTAGACGATTATGTAGCTCTAGAAAACCTTTTTAGTGGAATTAGTAAAACTTCCGGACTCTCTTATGTTTTGGTTAGGTATTGCGAAGGTTGTTCTGAAATATTCGCAGTTGTGAGATTGGTATTGCCCGGTTCCCCAGCAGATATAGCCGGAGTGAAACGTGGCGATGTAATAAATACCATTGATGGCGAACAGTTGACTGATACCAATTTTGAGGCTTTATTTGGAGCTGATACTTTTACGATAGGTTTAGCAACTTTAGAAGGAACAAACATTACAAATACAGATGAAACTTTTGAACTTACCAAAGTTCAGTTTAATTCCAATCCCGTATTTATTGCAGAGACTTTAGAAGTAGAAGGAAACAAAATTGGATATTTGTTCTATAATAGCTTTACATCAGATTATGATGTACAACTAAATGAGGCATTTGGAAAGTTCAAGGCAGATGGTGTTACAGATCTTATTTTGGACTTGCGCTATAATGGTGGAGGTTCTGTAAGAACCGCGACAGATTTGGCAGCTATGATCACCGGGCAATTTGCAGGGAAATTATTTATGAAAGAACAATGGAATGCAGAATATCAGGCATATTTTGAAAGTACGAAACCAGACTGGCTTTTGAATAATTTTAATACTACCTTAAAAACTGGGGAATTAATCAATAGTTTAAACCTAAGTAAGGTATATGTGATTACCACGGGCAGATCTGCTTCTGCAAGTGAGTTGGTAATTAACGGACTGGATCCTTATATAGAGGTGGTACAAATTGGTGAAACTACCCGAGGTAAATTCCAAGCTTCTGTAACGTTATATGATTCTCCAGACTTTGGAAGACAAAATGTAAATCCAAATCATACATATGCTATTCAGCCTTTGGTTTTAAAGTCAGTTAACTCTGCTGGGATTTCAGATTATGTAAATGGATTAAATCCAGATATCGAAATTTCTGAAAACTTCAGAGATTTTGGAACTTTAGGCGATATAAACGAGCCTATGTTGAAAGTTGCCATAAATGCCGTTTTAGGAAATAGAATTTCTATCAATAACGATTTTCAAAAATATGAATTTGTTGGTGAAAGCGGTATGAGGGATATTAACTACCAGAGAATGTATATAGATAAATTACCAGCTTTAATTGAAAAATAA
- a CDS encoding RNA polymerase sigma factor has product MNQHTFLRLIDPVKDKMFRLALRLLISKEAAEDATQEVILKIWNLKHKVKDYANLEAFMISVTKNYCLDQLKARSNNNLRIVHTNYENNEVSVHKLAELNDEIEQIERIVEMLPEQQKVIFQLRDIEEYDYSEIAEITKMKEPAIRVALSRARKKIKEELLKTHSYGIK; this is encoded by the coding sequence ATGAACCAGCATACCTTTTTAAGGTTAATAGATCCCGTAAAGGATAAAATGTTCCGTTTGGCATTGCGTTTGCTTATATCGAAGGAAGCAGCGGAAGATGCGACACAGGAAGTGATCTTAAAGATCTGGAATCTAAAGCATAAGGTCAAGGACTATGCCAACCTAGAAGCTTTTATGATTTCGGTTACTAAAAACTATTGTTTGGATCAATTAAAGGCTAGGTCCAACAATAATTTAAGAATAGTTCATACGAATTATGAGAACAATGAAGTATCTGTGCATAAACTGGCAGAATTAAATGATGAAATCGAGCAAATAGAAAGAATTGTAGAAATGCTCCCGGAACAGCAAAAAGTGATCTTTCAGCTACGGGATATTGAAGAATATGATTATAGTGAAATAGCTGAAATTACCAAGATGAAAGAGCCGGCAATTCGGGTTGCACTTTCTAGAGCAAGAAAAAAAATAAAAGAAGAGTTACTTAAAACGCACAGCTATGGAATTAAATGA